One Sinobacterium caligoides genomic window carries:
- the torT gene encoding TMAO reductase system periplasmic protein TorT, with product MKCPQIITMSLRSAIVALIGSVSVAEVVAAENWYPYDTEVWHSPFDIDSKRSLKPYSPLKSATKPWDICVSLPHVDDAYWLAINYGIVAESRRLGTKMHLLEAGGYSNLTRQIAQVEDCIDSDADAIVLGAISFEGLNDVIAKAKQHNIPVIDVANGVSSTKVTAKTLISISDLGLNTGRYLADRHPQGSKSVKVAWFPGPPGAGWVESADKGFISGLDGNRSIDVVETRYGDIDKKTQMKQIESVLANHPDLDYIVGTAVAAEASIQLLKEKKLSDQVKTVSYYYTPAVHQAIKRGEVLAATTDSTVIQGRVAIDQAVRILEGRSYDIHVAPKLFVVDAGNIGGLDETSMLAPVDFRATFRVNNK from the coding sequence ATGAAGTGCCCGCAAATAATAACAATGTCACTGAGGAGTGCTATTGTTGCGTTGATCGGCAGTGTGAGTGTTGCAGAAGTTGTTGCTGCTGAAAACTGGTACCCCTACGATACTGAAGTGTGGCACTCGCCCTTTGACATCGATAGTAAACGTAGCCTTAAACCTTATTCACCATTAAAATCAGCGACTAAGCCCTGGGATATTTGTGTGTCGCTCCCCCATGTTGATGACGCATACTGGTTGGCGATTAACTATGGCATTGTGGCTGAATCGCGTCGCCTAGGGACTAAAATGCACCTGCTTGAGGCGGGAGGTTATAGCAATTTGACCCGTCAGATCGCCCAGGTCGAAGATTGTATTGATAGTGATGCCGATGCGATCGTGCTTGGAGCAATCTCTTTTGAAGGGTTAAATGATGTGATCGCTAAAGCGAAGCAACATAATATCCCTGTGATCGATGTCGCGAACGGTGTCTCTTCTACCAAAGTTACCGCTAAAACCCTGATTTCAATTAGTGACTTGGGGCTTAATACAGGGCGCTATCTCGCCGATCGTCACCCACAGGGGTCCAAGTCAGTGAAGGTGGCATGGTTCCCAGGTCCGCCAGGCGCAGGGTGGGTTGAGTCGGCTGACAAGGGCTTTATTTCTGGTCTTGATGGGAATAGATCGATCGATGTGGTCGAAACGCGTTATGGCGATATCGATAAAAAAACACAGATGAAGCAGATTGAGTCAGTATTGGCGAATCACCCAGACCTTGATTATATCGTAGGGACGGCAGTGGCTGCCGAGGCATCTATACAGCTATTGAAAGAGAAAAAGTTGAGTGACCAGGTTAAGACTGTCTCTTACTATTATACCCCCGCGGTGCATCAGGCGATTAAGCGGGGCGAGGTGTTAGCAGCAACGACAGATTCTACGGTTATTCAGGGGCGTGTTGCGATTGACCAAGCCGTTCGCATTCTTGAGGGGCGGTCTTATGACATACATGTGGCGCCAAAGTTGTTTGTTGTTGATGCTGGTAACATAGGCGGGCTTGATGAAACGTCTATGCTAGCGCCGGTGGATTTTAGGGCGACGTTTCGGGTTAATAATAAATAA
- a CDS encoding amidohydrolase encodes MGLFKAVSAVFLATSLSSTVMALGSPLVGWGKAADTIYYGGDIVTMNEDQPTVQAVAVRAGKILDLGSGEEMLKHGRLYTRLVNLQGKTLLPGFIDAHGHVSMLGMQSETAPVLPAPDGSVNSIQALQDTLTEWVATEPEFLEKTGWIVGFGYDDSQLAERRHPVADELDEVSTELPVAIIHQSGHLASLNHRALEMVGYTKGVADPEGGVIRREADGVTPNGVLEEEAAESILTTLMGSTTDIAYLSGMVTKGAETFAENGFTTAQDGKTPVQLALLMSLSTLVTDLPIDITSYVDATQAAPLLTPKAHDTNYFRGFRIAGHKSSIDGSPQGKTAWLTEPYFVPPEGKDASYRGYPAITRAELDAATDAAYKNDLQLLVHANGDAAIDWMIDSFRLAEKKYGKKDLRPVLIHGQTLREDQIPALKELGIIPSLFTLHTFYWGDWHYESVLGPDRANYISPSRDVLDAGLKLTVHADSPVVLPSALRMIWSTVNRQTRSGRILGDDQRITPYEALQAITINAAYQYFEEDKKGSLEVGKLADLVVLSDNPLTVDPITIADIEVLETIKENKNVFSTGVLTSETVFELVTQKRDGIVAQEIINN; translated from the coding sequence ATGGGATTATTTAAGGCCGTTAGTGCGGTATTTCTTGCTACGTCGTTAAGTAGCACTGTAATGGCTCTTGGTTCGCCCTTAGTGGGTTGGGGGAAGGCAGCAGACACCATCTACTACGGTGGTGATATTGTGACGATGAACGAGGATCAACCCACGGTTCAGGCTGTCGCCGTACGGGCAGGGAAGATCCTAGATCTGGGTTCTGGTGAAGAGATGCTCAAGCACGGGAGGCTTTATACTCGGCTAGTCAACCTGCAAGGTAAGACGTTACTGCCTGGTTTTATCGATGCCCATGGCCATGTCAGCATGTTGGGCATGCAGTCAGAGACGGCGCCGGTATTGCCTGCGCCGGACGGCAGTGTGAATAGTATTCAGGCTTTGCAAGACACTTTAACCGAGTGGGTGGCGACAGAACCTGAGTTTCTGGAGAAAACGGGATGGATTGTTGGTTTTGGCTATGATGACTCTCAGCTGGCTGAAAGGCGTCACCCTGTCGCCGATGAGCTGGATGAGGTTAGCACAGAGCTGCCAGTGGCGATTATCCATCAATCAGGTCATTTAGCGTCTCTAAACCATCGTGCACTTGAAATGGTGGGTTATACGAAGGGGGTAGCTGACCCGGAGGGAGGAGTTATTCGGCGTGAGGCTGACGGTGTGACTCCTAACGGTGTGCTTGAGGAGGAGGCTGCAGAATCAATCCTAACGACTTTGATGGGATCGACTACGGACATCGCTTACTTGAGTGGCATGGTGACCAAGGGGGCAGAGACTTTTGCTGAGAATGGCTTCACGACAGCACAGGACGGCAAAACACCGGTACAGCTTGCGCTTCTAATGTCGTTATCGACGCTAGTGACAGATTTGCCGATTGATATCACTTCCTATGTTGATGCCACACAGGCAGCACCGTTGTTGACACCCAAGGCGCATGATACGAATTACTTCCGTGGCTTTAGAATTGCCGGCCATAAGAGCAGTATTGATGGGTCACCACAGGGCAAGACAGCCTGGTTAACCGAGCCTTACTTTGTGCCGCCAGAAGGCAAGGATGCAAGCTACCGAGGCTACCCAGCGATTACTCGCGCAGAATTGGATGCTGCCACAGACGCCGCCTACAAGAATGACCTGCAGTTATTAGTACATGCGAACGGTGATGCGGCGATCGACTGGATGATCGACTCATTTCGTTTGGCGGAAAAAAAGTACGGTAAGAAAGACCTTCGCCCAGTGCTAATTCACGGCCAGACGTTACGCGAAGATCAGATTCCGGCATTAAAAGAGCTGGGTATTATTCCGTCGTTATTTACGCTACACACATTTTACTGGGGTGATTGGCACTATGAGTCAGTACTCGGGCCCGATCGTGCAAATTATATTTCACCTTCCCGCGATGTATTGGATGCAGGGCTTAAGTTGACCGTGCATGCTGATTCGCCTGTCGTGTTGCCCTCAGCGTTACGCATGATTTGGAGTACGGTCAATCGCCAGACGCGCAGTGGTCGCATATTGGGAGATGATCAGCGAATCACGCCTTATGAGGCCTTGCAGGCCATCACGATTAATGCGGCCTACCAGTACTTTGAAGAAGATAAAAAAGGCTCACTCGAGGTGGGGAAATTGGCTGATCTTGTCGTGCTATCAGATAACCCGTTAACAGTTGACCCGATCACGATTGCAGACATTGAAGTGTTGGAAACGATTAAGGAAAATAAGAATGTGTTTTCAACCGGTGTGTTAACCAGTGAGACGGTCTTCGAGCTTGTTACGCAGAAAAGGGATGGTATTGTCGCGCAAGAGATTATCAATAATTGA
- a CDS encoding DUF6603 domain-containing protein codes for MTNQNDKGLALAFWLPEGADSALAPELSIIRKDGDVIISGKISDDYLFPSLINSFEKDRGQTATTPKLDISSALAPMLEKINSSIEGVADLGDFNSFYSGFKSCLPDLNTSSSTINFEDVEFSFRMGKQTSAVFAVETQHLSIQVYFKKYIPSGATKSSTKILLLAKPVDGINLRDIVPLVETNNLPDFSIDACFVCASTPLTAIEIAELFALKPGNDQTQPLLANLADGPLISTFPNEQLSSGVSILANITLSDKLLPIYIPLNNDAFKDDKKAQAASEDNTETPEAKKAEAEAEAEAEAEAEKNNQNNATDSQVEQTSNSGKVKGKSLGPIALEGLNIGYSDGLVNLHMDGSLKLASFQLILQQLVLNLDVKQVMEGNIRQALSFDLAGLEFYLKTASFSLMGGMLREKNPETQRDEYSGQLALTTKTLSLNALALYSELSDGQKSLFAYLAVNYPIGGVPAFFVEGMALGFGYNRGIKLPALDQIQNFPLVSVLKDGTSVGKTLDADELEKLKTQSTALSAYLPATAGQNMIAAGIKFNSFKLVDSVAVLMVEFGQQLAIHLVGTSNMRLPAIKANKNPIANIEMNYSVSFEPDRGCLRLESVLTDNSYVLSKDCKLTGGFAYYSWFKGEHAGDFVVSIGGYHPDYQKPDHYPDVPRLGFRWQVSSELSMKGGMYAALTPAMIMAGGNLSASFDAGCVSAWFDTSLDFLMTWEPFHYDAKFHINLGAEIEISFGFLGSRTIGAELGADLHIWGPEFAGEADISLSIFSFSIEFGSDSGKTSTISWSSFKDNYIPVSAETTFAEFNITGGQSKTVNDDEGEWLVIDPDEATIEINSPIPLYSISTIENNSESSHRKGETFYLGPVDDNPMVNNWSMEIECKNEQSIEFTIADSLDKNFPSATWGKAQDQDELISTNSLTKLMTGVRLVAATKHKPTVTEALDADDFSYSDVDEEDAGWQWAEALACQPKERTEEDIIEALTSTNNTVQRQTIADFFDHDTDIDLTLLLNKGVDETFIGLPKVYSA; via the coding sequence ATGACAAACCAAAACGACAAAGGCTTGGCGCTTGCCTTCTGGCTTCCAGAGGGTGCGGATAGTGCACTGGCCCCTGAACTCAGCATCATCCGCAAAGACGGTGACGTGATTATTTCAGGTAAGATCAGTGACGACTACCTATTCCCCAGCTTGATCAATAGTTTCGAAAAAGATCGAGGACAGACCGCAACAACACCAAAACTCGACATCTCCAGCGCGCTAGCGCCGATGCTCGAAAAAATCAATAGCAGCATCGAAGGTGTTGCTGACCTGGGCGATTTTAACTCGTTTTATTCCGGTTTTAAATCATGCCTTCCCGACCTCAATACAAGTTCATCAACGATTAACTTTGAAGATGTAGAATTTTCCTTTCGCATGGGCAAACAAACGTCTGCTGTCTTTGCCGTAGAAACCCAGCATTTATCAATTCAAGTTTATTTTAAAAAATATATCCCATCAGGCGCCACTAAAAGTAGCACGAAAATACTACTACTCGCCAAACCCGTTGATGGCATTAACCTTCGAGACATCGTTCCGCTCGTTGAAACCAACAACCTGCCCGACTTTTCAATAGATGCTTGTTTTGTTTGTGCAAGCACGCCCCTTACCGCGATAGAAATAGCGGAGTTATTCGCGTTAAAACCCGGCAACGACCAAACTCAGCCATTATTAGCCAATCTGGCAGACGGGCCACTGATCAGCACTTTCCCTAATGAACAATTGAGTTCAGGGGTGTCAATACTGGCCAATATCACCCTATCAGATAAACTCTTGCCGATTTACATCCCGCTCAACAACGATGCCTTTAAAGACGATAAGAAAGCTCAGGCTGCTAGCGAGGACAACACTGAAACACCAGAAGCGAAAAAAGCAGAAGCAGAAGCAGAAGCAGAAGCAGAAGCAGAAGCAGAAAAAAACAATCAGAATAACGCTACTGATAGCCAGGTAGAGCAAACCAGTAATAGCGGGAAAGTAAAGGGTAAAAGTCTAGGCCCCATTGCTTTAGAAGGATTAAACATCGGTTATAGCGATGGCCTCGTCAACCTGCATATGGATGGTAGTTTAAAGTTAGCCAGCTTTCAGTTGATCCTGCAACAACTGGTACTGAACCTCGATGTCAAACAGGTGATGGAGGGTAATATTAGGCAGGCACTCAGCTTTGACTTGGCCGGCCTAGAGTTTTATTTAAAAACAGCCAGCTTTTCATTGATGGGTGGGATGCTTCGTGAAAAAAATCCGGAAACCCAGCGTGATGAGTACTCTGGCCAGCTTGCCTTAACAACAAAAACGCTCTCCCTGAATGCTTTGGCTTTATATTCTGAACTCAGCGATGGCCAGAAGTCTCTATTTGCCTATCTTGCCGTTAATTATCCAATAGGCGGAGTCCCGGCCTTTTTTGTCGAAGGGATGGCCCTCGGCTTTGGCTATAACCGTGGCATTAAGCTACCCGCACTCGATCAAATACAAAATTTCCCACTCGTCTCTGTACTAAAAGACGGTACAAGTGTCGGAAAGACATTGGATGCTGATGAATTAGAAAAGCTCAAAACCCAATCAACAGCTTTAAGCGCCTACCTACCTGCGACCGCCGGCCAGAACATGATTGCCGCCGGCATCAAGTTCAACTCCTTTAAATTAGTCGACTCCGTCGCGGTGCTGATGGTCGAATTTGGCCAGCAGCTCGCCATACACTTGGTCGGCACCTCCAATATGCGACTGCCAGCAATTAAGGCCAATAAAAACCCCATCGCCAATATCGAGATGAACTACAGCGTCTCCTTCGAGCCCGATCGCGGCTGTTTAAGGCTGGAGTCCGTGCTGACCGATAACAGCTATGTGTTATCGAAAGACTGTAAGCTAACCGGTGGTTTTGCCTATTACTCCTGGTTTAAAGGCGAGCACGCCGGGGATTTTGTTGTTTCCATCGGTGGTTACCATCCCGATTATCAAAAGCCAGACCACTACCCTGATGTCCCTAGATTAGGCTTTCGCTGGCAAGTCAGCTCTGAACTATCGATGAAGGGCGGAATGTATGCCGCTTTAACACCGGCAATGATCATGGCCGGCGGTAATTTATCGGCTAGCTTCGATGCGGGCTGTGTATCAGCCTGGTTTGATACCAGCCTCGACTTTTTAATGACGTGGGAGCCCTTCCACTATGATGCCAAATTCCACATCAACCTGGGTGCAGAGATTGAAATTAGCTTTGGCTTCTTAGGTAGTAGAACGATCGGCGCAGAACTCGGTGCCGACCTGCACATATGGGGGCCTGAATTCGCAGGTGAGGCAGATATTAGCCTGTCCATATTCTCATTTAGCATCGAGTTTGGTAGTGATAGCGGCAAGACATCCACCATTAGCTGGAGCAGCTTCAAAGATAACTACATCCCAGTTTCTGCTGAGACAACGTTTGCTGAATTCAACATCACCGGTGGTCAGAGCAAAACAGTTAATGATGATGAGGGGGAATGGTTAGTCATTGACCCGGACGAGGCCACCATCGAGATCAATAGCCCGATCCCATTATATTCAATTAGCACAATTGAAAATAACAGTGAAAGCAGTCATCGCAAAGGTGAGACATTTTATCTCGGCCCAGTCGATGACAATCCTATGGTCAATAACTGGAGCATGGAGATTGAATGTAAGAACGAACAATCCATCGAGTTCACAATCGCTGACAGCCTAGATAAAAACTTTCCAAGCGCCACTTGGGGTAAAGCACAGGACCAGGACGAACTAATCAGTACCAACTCACTGACGAAACTAATGACCGGTGTGCGGCTTGTTGCAGCAACGAAACACAAACCAACGGTAACCGAAGCACTGGATGCCGATGACTTTAGTTATTCCGATGTTGACGAGGAGGATGCTGGCTGGCAGTGGGCAGAAGCGCTTGCCTGCCAGCCTAAAGAGAGAACAGAAGAAGATATTATTGAGGCTTTAACAAGTACCAATAATACCGTTCAACGACAAACTATTGCAGATTTCTTCGATCATGACACTGACATCGATTTAACCCTTTTACTGAACAAAGGGGTAGACGAAACATTTATTGGCTTACCAAAGGTGTATAGCGCTTAA